Genomic DNA from Rhizophagus irregularis chromosome 1, complete sequence:
GATTCATTTTCACACAGTCGAGAATGATTAGTTTAATCTTTATATTcgacaataaaaattagtaattacgAGATATTTCATTGAGTTTAAGAACTACTATAATATTTTCGAATGTGAAAATTCCGAAATACAAAATCCCGAGAAACGTAGCTGAAGTAGGATTAGGATATTCATTACATTCATTACATTCATGTGAATACAAGATTTTGAAAGCGcggaaataatattattagtataaataaaataattatttattagtatgaTTTATATCATGTAAATGATCTAGGGATACATAAATAacactaataaaatttactaaaaacaAACTACGTCTAAATGGTGTTAAACCAAAAAAACAaaggtatattattattattgagatTAAGAAGGAAATAGAAAAGAGAaagtcatatttattttgaatcgTTAACCCTctaatataaagtatataattaaGTATGTGAATTTCTAAGGGTTTTCCATTATTTAACACCGACCGCCGACACGAGGAATGCGAGCACCAATTCCGATTTTGCATGCCAGGTTACAACAAGACAGCTTAGGAGCTTTGCAAAGTAGATCAGGACATCTACCACGACAAGAATTAGCACGACACTTTGCAACAAGAGAGGCGCCAAATCTCCTAGCAAGATTGATAAGAATAGCAGGCAAAAATTTGGCTTCAACATCTTTCTCATCATTCCCTTTACGTTTTACTAAATGATCGTCAAGTGCTAAAGTAACAGTAGCAAAAATAGCCAAGATGAAGAAAAGGTAGAAAAGCttgaatttcattttgatttttgattttttgatttttttacaaaggAATGTTCTTTCAAGTCGTGTGGAATTGAGGGGTATATATTTGAAAGGTCGTCTTTTTTTCAGAcaacttttttgatttttaatcgtTCTAGTCGTGTAGAATTGAGGgtatatttataacaaatttgaaAAGTTGTCTTTATTCTACATTTAAATTCAAAGAATGATTCAAAGAATATtccacaatttttatttttcgtgtAATAAATCTTTGATAATCTTTAGAgatatgttttttaattgtatgtaatacaataatattaatttgatataaatcaCATTCGAACTAAGCAATTAAGGAGTTTAAATGTGGTTTTCATTGCTCATTTATAGTTAttggtcaatttttttttaatttaaactaatgacacattgtaatattaataaggaCGATCTGCAAAAATATGGTTTCGATTGGGAATTTTCGATCGATCAAACAGACCGGGTTGTTCACGTTACACCTAGAGCTTTTCACTTGATTATCCTATGAATAATTTAGGACAATTCGTTGGAGAAATTTGAATTCCGGATATCCTATGATATTAGAACAAATTATTCCAGAATAATTCGGATTATCATAGgataaaatatgatgaaatcATTAGAGTCatttagatttaatttatagatattTAATCACctctctattaaaaaatttaaaagtagagtagtaaatttaatacttgaatctataaactttattaaaattcaaattttaacataatgaaatacaaaaaaaaaatataaacttaacTAATGTTTTAGGactttattcaaatttttgcaGACACTTGTGATCATTCTAAATCTAGAATCTAGATATTAAGCGGATTATCCTGGATTATCCGTAAGGATTCATAGGATTATTCATAAATCAGGATATCCGTTTTAAAATTAACTGGATACAGTTAGGATAACAGATAATAGGATTATTCGGATAAATCCTAGGATATTATCCGTTCAAGGAAAGCTCTAGTTACACCAACCAATAAACGCGATCAAAAAGAACGATCGAACATTTTTGAACTGGTCTAGTAGGCCAATGTTTACCTCAAAATTGACTAGTGGACCATTGTTTGCCTCAAAATTGATTCGCATCACATTCTGCAATATATGACCGCatatttgtttgatttttatcCTACCTTTTActatactaaataaaattatatgcataaatattttcaacgataaaaataaatcccACATacattaaaaaggaaaaaataaaataaaaagataaaaaataggCATTGACACAGCGTTTCACAGTAAACATCACCAAATTTGTTTAGTTATATAATAGatgattgattttatttttatactttttgtttatatgtttatactctgttttaaaaatgattagaaatttattactaattaaattggATTTATcccaaaataatacaataagcAGCCTAAAGAGCgtgaaaaaatgttattttcgGAACACCCAAAAACGGATGTATAATGATCGAGATCATGTAATGCAAGTGATCTGCTTCCAATATTAAAATGTCACTTTCACGTGATTTGTGATGTCGATCATTTCAGTTACATTAACAGTTAACGACAAAAAAGTAaaacaaatcaataaaattataaatcttttttattaatgtaatataactttataatgCATATTATATGTATTGCTATTATAATCTTTCCAAGTACTAAGTATTGTATGTCGCTTACTAACTTTCAATATCTTAATatcttttatcatttttttcaaaggttaaaatttttaacttttttaaccATTCAATATTCCCGGCATCCTTTTGCTCCTTAAGGATTTTCGATATAGAttcaattatttgaataaattcatcaaaagaaggttttttttatctaCCTCTACATCATCTTTATTATTGATTGCATGCGTTATTGTTGTATTTTGTGCCAAATGTTCCGTTGTTACTAAGCGCTCATTTTCATTTGGAATTATCAAAGAAGGGTAAGTATGATTACGCTTAACTAAATGGAAAAAATTCGTATCTAATGTATTACCATAAAAATGAATCAGATGTTTACAGATCATGAACGATTTTTGTAAGATAATATGAGTCCACAAATCCATTTAGTTACATCTGttccataattattattttgtatagaGTTTGAAGCTAAATTTTTCTACTCTGCTTTAAATTGTTTTTCCAATCAGGTGACCTCCCGTCCACAAAGAATTTGTTGAAGCTTTTCGATTAGTACGTGAAGTCACCTGACGATTTTTATTAGATAGCCTGCACGCGTTACATGTTTTTTTTCCATCAAAAAAGTCAAGAGAGTACGAGAGTACGTTTTTAAACATCCAGAACATGATTTTACTAGATTGCTTGAAtccatgattttattaaactttggTAAATGGAGAAAAAGAGTAAAATGGAATacatattgtattaataaaatttattataatatacattatatacattttagaaatgatcgacatcaaaaataaaatttctgatCTGCGGGACAATGTGCATAATTTCTATGCCGATAGGTGTGAATCCTTCTAATGTAACGGAGCaaattcatattaattaaatagaaataatgttACTGAATTTGCAGAAACGCTTGATCTTCACTGGTAAATAATTGAGAGACGAAGACAAGACATTACAATAGTTATTcggtatttttaatttacgtAGGATTTTGACACATCAATCCGTTGGGAATTGGGATCTCtaatatccaatttttttacaagCTTGTAATAATTTGTCGCAAATGCTTAATGATCTTTAAGAGTACaattattattctattttcatataaaaaaattaatttcttatcaTTAAACAATACTCTCAAAATATGAGCCACGATACTTTGAAGTTCACTGAGATAACGACTCAATTtaggaataaaaataaaatttcccttagtaaaaaaacttcatttttccgtcgtctaaaatttttttattatataaattaaacattgtaaatttatatacagtattaaaaTTGACTAATTAAATTCAATGCGCGTAAAGCATGAATAAAGACCTATCGTTTAGATACATAAACCTTCATCTACAGCAAACTCTTCCAATAACTCGAAAGAAATAATCATCAAGATACAACTGGAATAACtacttttaaagtttattacacAGAGTACTTCAAACCACTACTTCCCATTTtcttaaacaaatattttttagattattttcataataaaaaaaatgattttaactTCAACCCATCCCCATGAAGAAAATCTTGCACATAATCTTAACCTAAACACCTTCATTATACATTACTCTCAATTCATATGCTTTCCTAATTCTCTTaactatacaaaaaaaagaaaaaaatacatcGAATAATAATTCCCGTTACACATCAAACACGCTTAGCctcaatttcatcaataagGAATTTACGTTCCTTCTATATCACgaccaaaaataaatatatcacgTCCTACACTAagataactataataataatataaatatataaatatataaatccatttagtttaaattaaataattaaataattaaataataaagctaGTAAAAATCCTTTCATACCTGGatgtatttctttattatgatttaaatattgttgTAAATTAGATGAAAAAAAGCTCAACAGTATATGCTGCCAAATcatccattattttttaaacattggTGATTGATTAGTTAAAGAAACTTGAATATTGAATTGTTGTTGTGCCAAATGAGCAGTCATGGCAGCAATTACGTAGCATTTTTAGGATCCTGAACACGTACTACTAAGTTAATTTGTCCAAAGATTGAGCATAAAAGTGAATATTCAAATTGTCTTCATGCTATTAATAGCATTTGTTGTTAAAATAGAATTCAGCCATATCACTATCTGATCAAGCTGTGAAGcgattactataataaatctaattaataattagaataattgcTACTGACGGAATTTTggtataagaataataatttataatctacaaataatataaattattagagCTAATCATCAATAAagtatattgaaaatttaactTAATTGTAAATAACAACGAAGCCTCAAatcataaatttacataattggTCTActctattatttgttttatcataTTCTCATCCGattaaatcataataacaataatgtagagaaatgagaaaaattttctatacaaaaaaaaacccacGTTATCCTTGCGAAATCTCATCAGACTTTTTAATTCACATTCTTGTAACTTTTTACCAAGCAAAAAATACATTCCTTTAAAACTATTTCAATGTCATTATTTCGTTCCTCTTGTTGTGTTAATACGTCATTCATTTCAACTACCAAAAGTGAAAAAAGTATTTCTTTTCCATATTCAACTAATTACGTTATGTCGATAGAAATAGCATCAAATAGCTGATTAAGAGTTGTATTATTAGGCTTATGAATGTGATATCATTACAGCAAGGTGAAAGTAtgtaaaagagaaaaaataaatcggctaaattaatttttctaacttgTCACGAGAACCAATCTCCTGTGATCCAACTGATCCATGCATTTTTTTGTGTGTGTCTAATGACACACGTTTGCTAGTTCTCTTACGAACACAGAAACAACCATTGAAAATCAGTCATCAGTAGGATATGAAGAACCAACAATTGAAAATCAGTCGGATATTACGAACGCAGAACCAAAAACTGAAAATCAGTCGGAAATTACGAACGCAGAACCAACCATTGATAATCAGTCGGATATTACGAACGCAGAACCAAAAAAATCAGTCGGAAATTACGAACGCAGAACCAACCATTGATAATCAGTCGGATATTACGAACGCAGAACCAAACAATTGAAAATCAGTAGGATATTACGAACGAAGAACCATACAACTGAAAATCAGTCGGAAATTACGAACGCAGAACCAACAACTGAAAATCAGTCGGAAATTACGAACGCAGAACCAACCATTGATAATCGGTCGGATATTACGAACGCAGAACTAACAATAATCAGTCGGACAGTCGGATATTAATGGTGTTTATTCCGAAAGCTCTATAACTAACTGCTCAAGAATCATATAAAGCAAAGCGCAAAATAAATTtctgtatttaaaaaaaaacattaaacaGTTAGAAAACACTAAATAcgtataaatatattcaatttttttagaagACCTGAAAAGAAAACTTTAACCTACGTCAAAACCTCATTATTGCGATTTTTTgacttatatatttaaaatcgctgtttaaattaataaacctgagatttttatatttttaaaatgtagaCAAAGACGGGGATCATACGGGTTTGTGGGTCGAGCCCTTAACGAAGGAAAACTAACTACTAACACAACCGTACGCGTATACATCCAACCTCCTCCTAAGAAGAAATCTTATTGTAAAAGAACAATACTAGGCATGGCCAGCAGTGGAGTGATCCACACTattcaaaattgttttgtgTTTGGGTTGAAGTAACAAATGATCGTGATGCACAAACCTAATGCAAGTACACGTGCtaatataagttttttttttcataattttttagtttgtGCTTTTGTTCAAGCTAAATTTGTTCTTTAGCAGGTACGAAAATCGGTaagcttttaataattaataacagttttttttatgtttcaacgttttttataattagagAACGAACAAACTAATtctttgttataaaatatgttttcagaactcattttttatattaaaaagtactCTATGCATACACTGTCAAATGGAAACTTAAACTCAGTAGGTAAAtgttgtatataataaatttgatcttagcaattttttaagaattttttattgtggTAATTTATAATCGTGAAAGCTTTAGATTTAGTACAATCCCCTCTgtgatatttctttttcaaatcaTGTCCTTCAAAACATTGAGGGACGTATTGTTACACTATTCATGGAAGCacccaaataaaaaaataaactaacttaaattcattatacacAAAGGATTGAAACATTCTTTGCTCTCTTTTTAGAAAAACATCTTATTTAATCTCTTTTAAAATCTTGTTATGGATGGGGGGAGTACATCatagaattattataattcagcCATGATTCAGACGACAAATTAGATGATCAAAGCTTCTACTTCACAAGAAAACCTCTGTTTCAAAATCTTCTACGTTAACATTTCAATCAACACAGCTTAATCGAAGTAGGTAATTTTATGCTGATAGATGATCAAGTATCTCAAGTATCTCAGAAACCTGGATTATTTACAACTCCTAAGCGTTCGAGAAAAACTAAGAAACAATACCAAAAGCAATAACCAAAAAACGCTCAAATACAAAGATTGATGATGACAACATTGttgttttattagaataagAATCATTGAATCAATATCACTTTCATCTCCCAAGGAAACGAAACATTGACAAAATGTAGCACATAAAACTCGCTATTATTTCGCCGAAGTCAAAAAACAGTATGTGGATGATGTTGACGATAAAAAATGTATCGGAGAAGGACGAGCGAGTATTACTCCTAGTAAAGTTCAAGATATCTCGGCGACAACCATTTCTACTCCTATAAaagtagaataaaattacttgCCTGATATCACAGTAGATTGGTCTTTATTTGAATGAAGCTGATCTAACCACTCTGGAATCAAGAGAAATACAAGATGATAGAAATGTGCTTGGTAAAAATCTCAGGTGATTTATCTATGGTCATGTTGCTTTACAGCCTAGTTCTAAGTCTCATATAAAAAGTACGACAGCTTGAAATAGCTACTAAATGAGGAACAACTTTTAGAGATAGTTAAAACAGGTTAGAACTTCTTccaataaatttgatatatcgTTCTCATCTCATCCTCTTAACCCTATTATTAAACTTCTGACAGTTACCTCACCTGCCTTAACTAAAACTGTACTATTttggaaagaaaaatattgcCAAATTCTTGCGGTGATCAGAATCTCGTGAAGATTTGTAAAGATGGCTTAATTTAAGATCAAAGAAGGAATATCTTATTGCAATTAACTCAAAGGGTGATCCTAATACTGGTGATACtaggaacgaaaaaaaaaacttttttgaagtccgttaataacaaaaaaaaagtttaagtcGATTAGTGATTTCTCAATCAAAGCACAAATGAGGTTACGGAAAAAGAAACacatatatttaatgaaatcgATGGTATACCTGCTGGTGATAAGATTGATCAGGAAACAAAATACCCACCGTTTGTATCTGCATTATATAAAACTCAAACGTTAATGTTCTATTACCATGAAGCGAAGTTCAATAAAACCTCGGAAAAATCAGATTAGTTATGACAATTACAAGGGAGAATTTACAAATTCAACCAATGGATCAATTATTGGAGCCAATTCTGTTATTCGTCAAGTTTGAACTTGCTATCCGCATAGAAAGAAGATTATACATGATgatcatattatatataattaaataaaaacttaaatCTTGCATCTctggaattttttgaaaaagctGCTGATGGACCACAACTACTGCTCATATTATGTTCATGGTTATAGACTTATAGTAATGGAAGCATTTGTCCAAGCTTGCTGGGACAAAGTTTAAACAAGGTTTAAAGTCGgctaaaaaaaatccaatatcgcatattattataacaaaaatttccGTTGGTAGAAGCGAAGGTCGTGAAGGCTATATTCCTCTTGTTAACCTTTGGTTGACCAAAAAAACTGAAGGTGTAGGTGATAACCATTGAATGATCAGAATCAAATGAGTGAAATGACCGAATAACTTAGGCTAATGACAAATGACTACATTGGTGTTAAAAtgaacgtaaaaaaaaattattttaaaaatattaaaaatattgagaaCACAAAATTATGAATCAATATACGATAACCAAAGGGCAATTTGATGCTATCATGAAATTCAAAGACGAGTAAACTAAACCTAGTAATTCAAAGTCTTAGTACTTCAATTCTCTGGTGCGTTAATTGCGACGTTGCATATTTGgtagaaaatttcaaaaattgtcTAGCGGTGATCCAAAATTAGATAAGCATACACAAAAGAATGCGAAAGAATATATGGACTTTCTTGAATTGGATTGATTTCTCTAAATTTGACCTTATAAAGTATACTGGAAAAGAAGGATCTTTTTCTACTATATACTCCGCTTTGTGGACGGAAGGTCCATTTTGGGAATTGGGATAAAGCTGCAAGTATATGGTCCCGTGGTGGTCCGACAAAGGTTATACTTAAACGTTTAAATGATTCAAGGGAACTATTATTACACGttcttttcttaaaaatatcgAACGTGATTACAGTTAACTTAGCAAGTTTGTTATACTGATAtgaatgattttattttattgaagaGTAAGTAGCTCCTGATCACGACGACGTAATCGTTAATGATGACCTTGCAAAGGATCGTATTTCTAAGGAAGTGGGCGAAGCAAGAGGCGGCGGACGTAGTGCACGTGTGGAAGTTGTGATGGGTTGGCCACAGTGTATTGTTGCATCATCGATATATACCGATATTGTATTTGATCTTCTCGGGTCCAAGTTTTCTTATTTGCCATTTAACacatatttggaaaaatttttgaggGTAATGAGTACATTTCCCGATCGAAATAATAAATGTGGTGACaaaaggtatatatatatatatatagtttgaGATTTATCAGCGCAATTAATACTCAATGGTTAAACGACAATAGACAATTgtaatgttaaaaatgtttatattatattacaaaatttatttttttttaaaaaaaaaatgaatacatgaaatgaaaaataattgttaattaataatataataaggaAAAAGAAAGGGGAGGTTcctttaaagaaataataaaaacgaaaataaaaataaactataaaataaatgaatacacgaagtaattaatttttaatatattgtatgatgtatataattcatattcaAATATCGTAGCTATTATATTTcagctttttcataccaaGGAGCAgctatttttaaatcttttttagtaCCTATTCCTTAACTATAACAATATGTAGTAACTGTGACCACTTTTAATAGTAGAGGAAATATTAGATTTtcgtttaaaaataatcaataacaTAATGTAATCAATCATAAGGATAACTTACTTTCCcgtttacatttttatttactgtgattaaataattatacggaattttaattgaagttttaaaatttaaagattttttaacatctttattaaattccGTATAATTAGGTCGGTCATCacacattattaaattttttattaatttgaattatttgaattatttgaacttATGAAAGAGGTAATGTTTAAAAGTAAATCTGTAATTATGATAAGGAAGGTTCTTTAAGACTTTGACAATACTGAtctgaaatttcttttaaataaaaatttgtcacACATAAACGTTATCGCCAGATAATCTTGATAATCTGAAAAAATTTGGGTAtgatcaattaaatcaatgaattgaatgaattgggcttatgttatatattgattatacaatatattgcactaaaaatgatattaaagatctttataataaataattctcgTAATTGCGAGGAAAGACTGGATGAATTAGAAATTGCCACACAAACAAgctaagaataaaaaaaaaaaatacaagaattTCGTGATAAACCTCTCAAAAATTCCTCTCACCctcaaatttccttttttcttctttagatTCCCTCAAATTTTcgttattaaaaacttgaaaGCTATTTTAATACCATATTTAGGAACGTTTAAAAAATGAGCATTAATTTTTTGGTTGGGTTGTTGGGAAATTCTTTTAACTATATCAATACCATTTATAAGatctatattaaattttaattaatttcgcgcattatttaatattaatgtaattaatgtaatttaaactttaagaCACTCAccttcataatttttaaattactctTATGTTGTCTTACTCGATGCAGTGTTCATAACCGGCAAATTATCTTCACTAGTAAATACAATCATATCATTAAGAGTTGTAATATTGAGAATTTgtaaatatagatttttttggGTATACTACGCGAAGTaagattatgtaaaaaaacCATTTAGATTTTCtgcataaaaaaaacaaaaaataaattatccatATTAACGTAAttcaaagaaaagaaaaacaaaaacgTCGAATTATACTCTCTTGTGAGATTTTCCATGAAAATTAACATTACTTGATGTATCCCCAAAACAATACAAgcaaaaaattcgttatataaACCTGTAATTTAGCCGATAAATGCGTGGAAAAGTAGATATCTGGATTATCTTTAGCTTCTTCACGTCATCTAgtctataaattaattttgtggaaaaaaataaatgtactTGGCTCTATTGTTCCATCTCTTCCAGTATGAGGtgcaaaagaaataaactgGTCATTAAGAAAGTAGAGCGAGAATTATACTGGCTCTTCAAATTTTGCTTGAATATATGGGTCGTGTTTCTCATATCttcaaaacatttatttattcccCATATAAACGCAACAAACGCAACTTAAGTATATCATATTCATCCTTTAGGCGTTCGCGCATTTCTTTTAGCTGAGATCGATgatattcttaatattattttttttctgctTTAGCAAAGCCTCGCGCTCCTCCAACTGTTTTTCAAACCCATCTAGTCGGGACAAAGCAGAGTAGCATTGAAATCATATATACCTGCTTCTgcaaaaattcttattttttttaattctccTTTACTTTACATCATGTCTATTGCTTTGAATTTAACAGAAATCGTTaccaataatttcaaatttgatACAAGAACCGttactaaattttattctgaggGAGATATAAACAAGTAATTTCACCTTCATTTTTCagctaataatttaaaatttcatgtaGACGAAACAGAAGCTTCTAATACAATACGTTACACCTAAGATAATCT
This window encodes:
- a CDS encoding uncharacterized protein (SECRETED:cutsite_TLA-LD; SECRETED:prob_0.9209); SECRETED:SignalP(1-21) — its product is MKFKLFYLFFILAIFATVTLALDDHLVKRKGNDEKDVEAKFLPAILINLARRFGASLVAKCRANSCRGRCPDLLCKAPKLSCCNLACKIGIGARIPRVGGRC